The Rhizobium rosettiformans genomic sequence CGATCCGCGGCCGTGAACTGACAGAGGCCATCCGAATCACGCTCGAGGAGCGCGGCCTGAAGCCCGCTTTCGTCGACACCTTCCGGCCGGGACAGGAACAGCAACTGACGCTGGTCCGGCGGCTGAAGACGGCCGGCATCACGCACGCCTTCGTCGGTGGCGATCGCAACGATGTCTCGATCATCGCCCGGGATGCCAAAGCGGAGGGCCTGTCGCTGACGCTGCTCGGCGGTGAAGCCATGCGCGCGGCAGACGAACCGGTCCCTCTGGAAGATGGAGTGCTCGCGGTCGGTCTAGTGGAGACACCGCAAGGTCCATCGGCATCGGCGCTGATGAGCGCGTTCGAAGCTGTGGGGATCGCGCCGGAGGGCTATGTTCTGCCGGCCCACGCGGCGGTCACCATGCTCGCGGATTCCTGGGGCATCTCGTCTGCCATGGGCACACCCGTCACGGATGCCCTGATCGGCACGACCTTCGAGACGGCGATCGGTTCGATTACCTTCGGCGAGGGGCATGAGCTGACCGAGAACCCCTATCGCTTACTGCAATGGCAGGGCAAGGCCTTCGTGCCCGTGCCCGAACCATCGCAGTAAGCGCGCTCAGTCGCGGTAGGGCCAGAAGGCCTGGCTGAACACGCCGCCATCCACCCAGATCGTCTGGCCGGTGACGAAAGCCGATTGCGGACCGGCAAGGAAGAGGATCGGCCCTGCGATATCCTCCGGCGTGCCGACACGACGCAGAGGCGTCACATCGCCCCAGGTCTTCGCATAGTCAGGCGCTTCGGCCTGGGTGCGTGCCGTTTCGATAGCACCCGGTGCCACGCAATTGACGCGGATCTGATGCGGCCCGAGCTCGACGGCCGACACTTTGGTCAGCTGCTCGATGCCACCCTTCGACGCGGTGTAGTCGACCAGTTTCGGGAAGGCATGCTTGTTGCAGCCGGAGCCGAGATTGATGATCGAGCCGCCCTTGCCAGCCTCCACCATGCGGCGCGCCACGCGCTGGCTGTTTAGGAAGGTGCCCTTGAGATTGGTGCTGACGACGGCGTCCCAGCGCTCTTCGGAAAGTTCGAGCATTGAGGCCCAGGTCTGGATGCCGGCATTGTTGACGAGCACGTCTGGCACTTGTCCCGCCCAGGCGATGACCTCGTTCAGGAATCCTTCGATGTCAGCGCTGTTGGCCACCTCGCATTCCC encodes the following:
- a CDS encoding branched-chain amino acid ABC transporter substrate-binding protein; this translates as MPQSRLLTTWLSLPLLLLPGIPGASAAELKLALVAPKTGSFAVLGDQVRKGATLAAEGLSINLVEIDEPCTDGSGQAVAEAITAAGATAAVGFLCSETLKEGLPVLADADLPAVTLSVRWTGLMEDAVKAGWPLFRLAPNGDQESAKLSEVILRDWPGEPVALLEDGTIRGRELTEAIRITLEERGLKPAFVDTFRPGQEQQLTLVRRLKTAGITHAFVGGDRNDVSIIARDAKAEGLSLTLLGGEAMRAADEPVPLEDGVLAVGLVETPQGPSASALMSAFEAVGIAPEGYVLPAHAAVTMLADSWGISSAMGTPVTDALIGTTFETAIGSITFGEGHELTENPYRLLQWQGKAFVPVPEPSQ
- a CDS encoding SDR family NAD(P)-dependent oxidoreductase, which gives rise to MAKFAIITGGSSGIGRHLVSAFVREGYDVAFTHLGQPDAAAEVEKEVAALGGRAIGRECEVANSADIEGFLNEVIAWAGQVPDVLVNNAGIQTWASMLELSEERWDAVVSTNLKGTFLNSQRVARRMVEAGKGGSIINLGSGCNKHAFPKLVDYTASKGGIEQLTKVSAVELGPHQIRVNCVAPGAIETARTQAEAPDYAKTWGDVTPLRRVGTPEDIAGPILFLAGPQSAFVTGQTIWVDGGVFSQAFWPYRD